A window from Komagataeibacter xylinus encodes these proteins:
- a CDS encoding type IV secretory system conjugative DNA transfer family protein, with protein MVKREIGGPQVHQQLKHGSTYRDTRPFTVRIAEELQSSSSGFALMILAGLSVLAPAIVGITFPLALCLTLWVMTRQPVLPFHLPRYCGLRDKHDLDPKTRRPQAAAGIIYLGTDGLTGQQLWLSSDAGRQHAAVPGTTGAGKTTSAISLLANPLAHGSGFILIDGKGDNTVHGDVLALARRFGLDDQVLNLNFLTASGIRQSNTFNPFATGNADAIREMLVSQLGEPSSNDANGVFRDRAVGLAGTIAPVLTWMRDTHGVPINIETMRYAMELRWIGTLARHRVFLIRNPGSDHPIEISVPEIPDDILYPAQAYLGELPGYDSSLAWNEQKENKPSEQHGYAKMYFTRVFTQLGVSLGHIFRAQIPDIDMRDVVLNRRILVVTLPALENSSDTLAGLGKIVVAAGRGVMAQLLGARLDGPAEQVFKLKAGSGDAPFHFFYDELSAYVTDGMDRQLAMGRGLNCMFWLGFQDLPGLTTRIGDKAFTLLGNANLTHAMRLQDAMRTREWIEKQSDRIEVSQATHFEGNSAGSYREGRGAEVREVARIPWADLQSLIEGEAITMYAGRIVHSKTFFAAVNGRSGAIRMAQPVMLAAPLDLNRVPPDQQLLALLATIEGGLFQSELTTVHDEPDVRALQEAVDRLGPGSQDILRNFAQIGAAVAAAPRRVATASDDEGNEHTAGTDILTPFSYMLRDAASTPKPGFQTPPRTIPPIDGHLLGRLEAIERRVDRQPGVARRQALLILGVRDAMTKGAPKEGATSTGMTEKEILTQIRILREKTSA; from the coding sequence ATGGTGAAGCGCGAGATCGGCGGACCGCAGGTCCACCAGCAACTGAAACACGGCTCCACCTATCGCGACACGCGTCCCTTCACGGTCCGGATCGCCGAAGAGCTGCAATCCAGCAGTTCCGGGTTCGCCCTCATGATTCTGGCAGGGCTCAGCGTGCTGGCTCCCGCGATCGTCGGGATCACCTTTCCCCTCGCCCTCTGCCTGACGCTCTGGGTCATGACCCGCCAGCCCGTGCTGCCTTTTCATCTGCCCAGGTATTGCGGACTGAGAGACAAACACGATCTTGATCCCAAAACCCGTCGGCCGCAGGCGGCGGCAGGCATCATATATCTTGGAACGGACGGACTGACCGGCCAGCAACTCTGGCTTTCATCCGACGCGGGGCGCCAGCACGCCGCCGTGCCCGGCACAACGGGTGCAGGCAAAACGACATCCGCCATCTCCCTGCTGGCCAATCCTCTTGCGCACGGATCCGGGTTCATCCTGATCGACGGCAAGGGTGACAACACGGTCCACGGCGATGTGCTGGCGCTCGCCCGCCGCTTCGGGCTGGACGACCAGGTTCTCAATCTCAACTTTCTGACCGCAAGCGGCATCCGCCAGTCCAATACGTTCAATCCGTTTGCAACCGGCAATGCCGACGCCATCCGTGAAATGCTGGTCAGCCAGCTTGGTGAGCCGTCCAGCAACGACGCCAACGGCGTCTTTCGGGACCGTGCCGTCGGCCTTGCCGGCACGATCGCGCCGGTGCTGACCTGGATGCGCGACACGCACGGCGTGCCGATCAACATCGAGACCATGCGCTACGCCATGGAACTGCGCTGGATCGGCACGCTGGCCCGCCATCGTGTGTTCCTGATTCGCAACCCCGGCTCCGATCACCCCATCGAGATCAGCGTTCCCGAAATTCCCGATGATATCCTCTATCCGGCCCAGGCCTATCTGGGCGAACTGCCAGGATATGATTCCTCTCTGGCGTGGAATGAGCAGAAGGAAAACAAACCGAGCGAGCAGCATGGCTACGCCAAGATGTATTTCACCCGGGTCTTCACACAGCTTGGCGTCAGTCTCGGGCACATATTCCGTGCCCAGATCCCTGATATCGACATGCGCGATGTGGTGCTGAACCGCCGCATTCTCGTCGTCACGCTGCCCGCGCTGGAGAATTCATCGGATACGCTGGCCGGACTGGGCAAGATCGTGGTCGCGGCCGGTCGCGGCGTCATGGCCCAGCTTCTTGGCGCCCGCCTTGACGGCCCCGCCGAGCAGGTCTTCAAGCTCAAGGCAGGCAGCGGCGACGCACCGTTCCATTTTTTCTACGACGAACTCTCCGCCTACGTCACGGACGGCATGGACCGGCAGCTGGCCATGGGACGCGGCCTGAACTGCATGTTCTGGCTGGGATTTCAGGATCTTCCGGGTCTTACGACACGCATCGGCGACAAAGCCTTTACCCTGCTCGGCAACGCCAACCTCACCCACGCCATGCGCCTGCAGGATGCCATGCGCACGCGCGAGTGGATCGAAAAGCAGTCCGATCGGATCGAGGTCAGTCAGGCCACGCATTTCGAAGGCAACTCGGCTGGCAGTTACCGGGAAGGACGAGGTGCCGAAGTCCGGGAAGTCGCCCGTATTCCCTGGGCAGACCTTCAGTCACTCATCGAGGGCGAGGCCATAACGATGTATGCCGGCCGCATCGTCCATTCGAAGACGTTCTTTGCCGCCGTCAATGGGCGGTCAGGCGCGATCCGCATGGCTCAGCCGGTCATGCTTGCAGCGCCGCTGGACCTGAATCGGGTGCCCCCGGACCAGCAGTTGCTCGCCCTCCTCGCGACGATCGAAGGCGGCCTGTTTCAGTCTGAACTGACCACGGTACACGACGAGCCGGATGTTCGCGCACTCCAGGAAGCAGTCGACCGCCTCGGTCCAGGTTCTCAAGACATCCTGCGCAATTTTGCACAGATCGGTGCAGCGGTCGCCGCCGCACCACGCCGGGTTGCGACCGCCAGTGACGATGAAGGGAATGAACACACAGCCGGCACAGACATACTGACACCGTTTTCCTATATGCTGCGTGATGCTGCCTCCACCCCGAAACCCGGTTTTCAGACACCGCCCCGCACCATACCTCCCATCGACGGTCACCTGCTTGGACGCCTGGAGGCTATTGAACGCCGCGTGGACCGGCAGCCCGGTGTAGCCCGGCGTCAGGCACTGCTTATATTGGGTGTCAGGGACGCTATGACAAAAGGCGCACCGAAGGAGGGCGCGACCAGCACCGGAATGACCGAAAAGGAAATCCTCACCCAGATCAGGATATTGCGAGAAAAAACCTCGGCATGA
- a CDS encoding DUF1173 family protein — MTGTIIILPGGERFQLEWRRTDPERWERRLKAKYDESRSAERSDKARCLCQHRGAVLPLQIRYRAESHSYHLAVWPNEGSLHEKTCPFYKPDPEKSGRASYVNSVIREGEDGDVAVTLSIGLRRKGPPRPVDDTPLPASDRPGQARQRRMTPLGLLHLLWERAGLTEWRPQFARHRTPTVALGRIASAGTRIRAQGRLISDLLCPVAPGHEKFGRRLHAVIRTEGQENHLFLIGFVEALEPDPRGNFTMTLNGQRDGYRCFLTVPAAERNRLARSHQLAAATLALPEAARQAHVVALLYVTARTIGTPNSRWRGWIQAEVRTGALMTVSRSMLPFESSHELAVADALVAAGRAFEKPLRFDAERDLVFPDFILQDTARSAGYPMEVFGRTDEAYAARRAGKDNYYNMTFGAGGWWSWDATIGGRPPPFPPSRAKPMS; from the coding sequence ATGACGGGCACGATCATCATCCTTCCTGGCGGGGAAAGGTTCCAGCTCGAATGGCGCCGGACTGACCCGGAGCGCTGGGAACGCCGCCTGAAGGCAAAATATGATGAAAGCCGGAGCGCGGAGCGTTCTGACAAAGCGCGATGCCTATGCCAGCATCGCGGCGCCGTACTACCTCTACAGATCCGTTACCGGGCAGAGAGTCACAGTTATCACCTCGCCGTCTGGCCAAATGAAGGGTCGTTGCACGAAAAGACATGCCCGTTCTACAAGCCTGATCCGGAGAAAAGTGGGCGCGCCAGCTATGTAAATAGCGTAATTCGCGAGGGTGAGGATGGGGATGTCGCTGTGACCCTGTCGATCGGCCTGCGCCGCAAGGGGCCACCCCGGCCAGTCGATGACACGCCGCTGCCTGCTTCAGATCGGCCTGGACAGGCGCGACAGCGCCGGATGACGCCTCTCGGGCTGCTCCATCTCCTGTGGGAACGGGCGGGGCTGACCGAATGGCGGCCGCAATTTGCCAGACACCGCACACCGACGGTGGCCCTGGGTCGGATTGCCTCTGCCGGAACCCGGATCCGGGCGCAGGGCAGACTGATCTCCGATCTTCTCTGCCCTGTTGCCCCAGGGCATGAAAAGTTCGGACGGCGTCTCCATGCCGTTATCAGGACAGAAGGACAGGAAAACCATCTGTTCCTGATCGGGTTCGTGGAGGCTCTGGAACCAGATCCCAGGGGCAATTTCACCATGACCCTGAACGGACAGCGCGACGGTTACCGCTGCTTTCTGACAGTGCCTGCAGCCGAGAGGAACCGTCTTGCCCGGTCGCACCAACTGGCGGCAGCCACGCTCGCTCTGCCCGAAGCGGCGCGGCAGGCACACGTTGTAGCGTTGCTCTATGTGACGGCACGAACCATCGGAACGCCCAATAGCCGGTGGAGGGGCTGGATCCAGGCGGAAGTCAGGACCGGTGCCCTGATGACCGTCTCTCGCAGCATGCTTCCTTTCGAAAGCAGTCATGAACTGGCGGTAGCCGATGCCCTCGTGGCAGCGGGGCGCGCATTCGAAAAACCACTGCGTTTCGACGCGGAACGGGATCTCGTTTTCCCGGATTTCATCCTGCAGGACACTGCGCGGAGTGCCGGATATCCAATGGAAGTTTTTGGCCGCACGGACGAGGCCTATGCCGCCAGACGAGCCGGGAAAGACAACTACTACAACATGACTTTCGGCGCAGGCGGATGGTGGTCATGGGATGCGACAATAGGTGGCCGGCCACCGCCTTTTCCACCAAGCAGAGCAAAACCCATGTCGTGA
- a CDS encoding alpha/beta hydrolase domain-containing protein: MSTRSPTGLTIPRLFAAKSEKNIFPRHSGGLNYRIIFLIYRKKIMIIRLDIRSRRQLPQKKGAHPYEILRGEFHGELNPDIQPNAIITDLKLAPAKMRQRVSYSATFAIIKPIDLQHASGLVLHDIPNRGLSVFGLATGENITPERAQADPDGHIRVISGWQGDIPPHDELQTACVPVARKPNGDKLTGSVLVRLGDMPQACVTLPLVQGLGRPIPCPAPASLDTSSARLLRFEADDRPPVQVASEDWCFGNCDSVPFPGVPDPTKISLREGFDPHFAYVLVYEAVDPKILGIGFAATRDFVTFLRHATSDTSGQPNPLVGAVRWTVASGVSQAGNFLRSFVHLGFNQGEDGRRVFDGMNIHIAARQLPLNVRFGSPSGAANLYELGSEGTLWWGSYDDSVRGRGISSLLTRSRATGTIPKIIETFGSSEFWGLRMSPNLVGTDALADIPLPSNVRRYYFPGVTHYGALTTSFSLQEGQWFPGMPKAVMSGNPNPLGPTMRAVNRMLIAWVMKEREPPPSSYPTIAAGELVEPTATAMGWPRIPNTPVPDGKLNPFLDYALGHDFDYIDLSGIVSMQPPIIRSVLPSLVPRVNEDGNEMTGIPTLHHIVCLGTYTGWNERISGYGIGRGTGFYGGFVPFPISRDERLATNDPRLSLEERYGDHAGFVAKVREVALKLQAEDWLLPEDTRTLIKQAEESNILL, from the coding sequence TTGTCAACGCGTAGCCCAACCGGACTGACCATCCCCCGTCTCTTTGCCGCCAAATCGGAAAAAAATATTTTCCCACGACATTCTGGTGGGCTAAATTACCGTATCATATTTTTAATTTACCGAAAAAAGATCATGATCATCCGACTGGACATTCGAAGCAGAAGGCAACTCCCTCAAAAGAAAGGTGCGCATCCATATGAAATTTTACGCGGCGAGTTTCATGGTGAACTTAACCCAGACATCCAACCGAACGCGATCATCACCGATCTGAAGCTTGCGCCTGCCAAGATGCGCCAACGTGTCAGCTATTCTGCGACGTTCGCGATCATAAAGCCAATAGACCTGCAACATGCCAGCGGCCTTGTACTCCATGACATCCCTAATCGAGGACTAAGCGTGTTCGGGCTAGCAACAGGTGAGAATATTACGCCCGAGCGCGCCCAGGCTGATCCCGATGGCCATATACGGGTGATCAGCGGCTGGCAGGGAGACATTCCGCCACATGATGAACTCCAGACTGCATGTGTTCCGGTGGCAAGGAAGCCCAACGGCGACAAGCTGACCGGATCTGTTCTGGTGCGGCTCGGAGACATGCCGCAAGCCTGTGTGACCCTGCCGCTTGTTCAGGGCCTCGGCCGTCCGATCCCCTGCCCTGCACCGGCCTCGCTTGATACTTCGAGCGCTCGCCTGCTCCGTTTTGAAGCCGATGACCGGCCGCCCGTTCAAGTAGCTTCAGAAGACTGGTGTTTCGGGAACTGTGACAGTGTGCCCTTTCCTGGCGTGCCGGATCCTACGAAAATCAGTCTGCGTGAGGGCTTTGATCCCCATTTCGCCTATGTGCTAGTGTATGAAGCGGTTGATCCAAAGATACTTGGTATTGGATTTGCCGCGACACGTGATTTCGTTACATTCCTGCGCCATGCGACCAGCGATACTTCGGGTCAGCCAAATCCGTTGGTAGGTGCGGTAAGATGGACAGTCGCTTCGGGCGTATCCCAAGCGGGTAATTTTCTGCGTAGCTTCGTCCATCTGGGTTTCAATCAGGGGGAAGACGGTCGCAGGGTGTTTGACGGCATGAACATCCATATCGCGGCCCGACAGCTACCGCTCAATGTCCGGTTTGGCTCGCCATCTGGGGCAGCCAATCTCTATGAACTCGGCAGTGAGGGAACGTTGTGGTGGGGAAGTTATGATGATTCCGTAAGAGGAAGAGGAATCAGCAGTCTGCTTACTCGGAGTCGTGCTACCGGCACAATTCCGAAAATAATCGAGACATTCGGTTCATCGGAATTTTGGGGACTGCGTATGTCACCAAACTTAGTTGGAACCGATGCCCTTGCAGACATCCCGCTCCCGTCTAATGTCCGTCGCTACTACTTTCCTGGCGTCACACATTATGGGGCCCTGACGACGAGCTTTTCCCTACAGGAGGGACAATGGTTTCCGGGCATGCCGAAAGCAGTCATGTCCGGTAACCCCAATCCGCTGGGACCGACCATGAGGGCTGTAAACAGGATGCTTATTGCGTGGGTGATGAAGGAACGCGAACCACCGCCCTCAAGCTACCCGACGATTGCTGCGGGCGAACTGGTTGAACCTACGGCGACTGCAATGGGATGGCCTAGGATACCAAATACCCCAGTCCCGGACGGAAAACTCAACCCCTTTCTGGATTATGCTTTAGGGCACGATTTCGATTATATTGATCTAAGTGGCATTGTAAGCATGCAGCCACCAATCATACGCAGCGTCCTGCCTTCTCTTGTACCCCGTGTCAATGAAGACGGAAACGAAATGACTGGCATACCCACATTACACCATATCGTGTGTCTGGGCACCTATACCGGCTGGAATGAGCGGATTTCAGGGTATGGCATTGGGCGCGGCACCGGATTTTACGGGGGATTCGTTCCATTTCCAATAAGTCGCGATGAGCGACTGGCTACCAATGACCCCCGGTTATCTTTGGAGGAACGCTATGGTGATCATGCCGGCTTCGTCGCAAAGGTCCGTGAAGTAGCACTCAAGCTGCAGGCAGAGGACTGGCTGCTTCCCGAGGATACTCGAACCCTCATTAAACAGGCGGAAGAGAGCAATATCTTGCTATAA
- a CDS encoding GDSL-type esterase/lipase family protein, with product MAVINAGISAAQLLRDGMGANALARLDREVLAQPGARALVFKLGTNDIGFPGTPFMRDVSLPSFETMVQTYKMITARAHAAGIHVTASTIAPFAGALPDTPFAGHYHTPPKETLRRRLNTWIRNAEIFDAVADFAAVLAERDAPERMAPQFDSGDHLHPNDKGNRAMANAFSFTGLTGHGNGPSAT from the coding sequence TTGGCTGTGATCAACGCCGGTATATCAGCGGCGCAACTTCTACGTGATGGCATGGGTGCCAATGCGTTAGCCCGGCTAGACCGCGAGGTTTTGGCCCAGCCCGGAGCACGCGCGCTAGTATTCAAGTTGGGTACTAACGATATCGGCTTTCCAGGCACCCCTTTTATGAGGGACGTCTCATTACCATCGTTTGAAACAATGGTCCAAACCTACAAAATGATAACTGCACGTGCCCATGCCGCAGGGATTCATGTCACCGCCTCTACAATAGCACCATTCGCTGGGGCGCTTCCTGATACACCGTTTGCCGGACACTACCATACGCCCCCAAAAGAAACCTTGCGTCGCCGTTTGAACACCTGGATTCGAAACGCGGAAATATTCGATGCTGTTGCCGATTTTGCCGCAGTGCTTGCTGAACGCGACGCACCGGAACGAATGGCACCGCAGTTTGATAGCGGGGATCATCTGCATCCTAATGATAAAGGAAACCGCGCCATGGCCAACG